A stretch of the Bubalus kerabau isolate K-KA32 ecotype Philippines breed swamp buffalo chromosome 11, PCC_UOA_SB_1v2, whole genome shotgun sequence genome encodes the following:
- the KCNS3 gene encoding potassium voltage-gated channel subfamily S member 3, whose protein sequence is MVFGEFFHRPGPDEELVNLNVGGFKQTVDQSTLLRFPHTRLGKLLSCHSEEAILELCDDYSVADKEYYFDRNPSLFRYVLNFYYTGKLHVMEELCVFSFCQEIEYWGINELFLDSCCSNRYQERKEENHEKDWDQKSNDVSTDSSFEESSLFEKELEKFDKLRFGQLRKKIWIRMENPAYCLSAKLIAISSLSVVLASIVAMCIHSMSEFQNEDGEVDDPVLEGVEIACIAWFTGELAIRLVTAPCQKKFWKNPLNIIDFVSIVPFYATLAVDTKEEESEDIENMGKVVQILRLMRIFRILKLARHSVGLRSLGATLRHSYHEVGLLLLFLSVGISIFSVLIYSVEKDDHTSSLTSIPVCWWWATISMTTVGYGDTHPVTLVGKLIASTCIICGILVVALPITIIFNKFSKYYQKQKDIDVDQCSEDPPEKCQELPYFNIRDIYAQRMHAFITSLSSVGIMVSDPDSTDASSIEDNEDVYNTASLENCPPT, encoded by the coding sequence ATGGTGTTTGGTGAGTTTTTCCATCGCCCTGGACCAGACGAGGAACTTGTCAACTTGAACGTGGGGGGCTTTAAGCAGACGGTCGACCAGAGCACCCTCTTGCGCTTCCCTCACACCAGACTTGGGAAACTGCTTAGCTGCCACTCGGAAGAGGCCATCCTGGAACTATGCGATGACTACAGCGTGGCTGATAAAGAGTACTACTTTGATCGCAACCCCTCGCTGTTCAGATACGTCTTGAACTTCTATTACACGGGGAAGCTGCATGTCATGGAGGAGCTGTGCGTGTTCTCGTTCTGCCAGGAGATTGAGTACTGGGGCATCAACGAGCTCTTCCTGGATTCCTGCTGCAGTAATCGCTACCAGGAGCGGAAGGAGGAGAACCACGAGAAGGACTGGGACCAGAAGAGCAACGACGTGAGTACCGACTCCTCCTTCGAAGAGTCGTCTCTGTTCGAGAAGGAGCTGGAGAAGTTTGACAAGCTGCGATTTGGCCAGCTCCGGAAGAAGATCTGGATCCGGATGGAGAACCCAGCCTACTGCCTGTCGGCCAAGCTCATTGCCATCTCTTCCCTGAGCGTGGTGCTGGCCTCCATCGTGGCCATGTGCATCCACAGCATGTCGGAGTTCCAGAACGAGGACGGGGAGGTGGACGACCCTGTGCTGGAAGGTGTGGAGATCGCGTGCATCGCCTGGTTCACGGGCGAGCTGGCCATCCGGCTGGTTACCGCTCCCTGTCAAAAGAAATTCTGGAAGAACCCCCTGAACATAATTGACTTTGTGTCCATCGTTCCCTTTTATGCCACGTTGGCTGTAGACACCAAGGAGGAAGAGAGTGAGGACATCGAGAACATGGGCAAAGTGGTCCAGATCCTCAGGCTCATGAGGATTTTCCGAATTCTCAAGCTTGCCCGGCACTCGGTGGGACTTCGGTCTCTCGGTGCCACACTGAGGCATAGCTACCACGAGGTTGGCCTGCTGCTTCTCTTCCTGTCGGTGGGCATCTCCATCTTTTCTGTGCTTATCTACTCTGTGGAGAAGGACGACCACACCTCCAGCCTCACCAGCATCCCCGTCTGCTGGTGGTGGGCCACCATCAGCATGACGACCGTGGGCTATGGAGACACCCACCCGGTCACCTTGGTGGGAAAGCTGATCGCCAGCACGTGCATCATCTGTGGCATCTTGGTGGTGGCCCTTCCCATCACCATTATCTTCAACAAGTTCTCCAAGTACTACCAGAAGCAAAAGGACATCGATGTGGACCAGTGTAGTGAGGACCCGCCAGAGAAGTGTCAGGAGCTCCCTTACTTTAACATTAGAGACATTTATGCTCAGCGGATGCACGCCTTCATCACCAGTCTCTCTTCGGTGGGAATCATGGTGAGCGACCCTGACTCCACAGACGCTTCAAGCATTGAAGACAACGAGGATGTTTATAACACAGCATCCTTGGAGAACTGCCCCCCAACGTGA